Part of the Paenibacillus sp. YPG26 genome, CAGGATGCCTTCCTTTAGCGCAGCTTCAAATAGCAGCCGAGGAGCAGGGGCGTTATACAGCTTCAGCCAAATATAGAATCCTCCCTGTGGCAGTTGCCACTCGGCTAAGTCCCCCATATGCCTGTCCAGCATAGCTGCGGCCGCGTCCCGGCGAGCTCTTAGCATGCCTCTAAGCGAGCTCATATGTTCCTCATGCATACCACTTGAGAACCACTCCCTCGCGGCCCATTGAGACAGTTGGCTGGAGCCATAATCTGTCTGCATCTTGAGATCGGCAAGTCTGTCAATTACGGGCTCCGGTCCTGCAATCCAGCCAATACGCAGACCTGGGCTCACCATCTTGGACAAGCTTCCCATATAGACAACCATACCCTTCTTATCTAGTGATTTCAGCGGCAGCGGAGGCGGCGTTTCAAGCCATAGCTCCCGGTACACGTCATCCTCCAGTACGGGTAGACTGAGTTCCGAACAGGCATCCAGCAGCTTTTGCCGCCGTGCTTCGCTCATTAGGATGCCGGTTGGATTATGGAAGGAAGGGATGGTGTAGAGCAGGGCCCCGCTGGACTGCCGGGCATAAGACGCGATCAGTGGGTCCCGAATTCCCTCGGCATCCATGGGGATGCCCCTAAGCTTCATGCCGGCGGACTGGAAGACGGGGACGGAATACAGATAGGAAGGCCGCTCTAGAAGCACGGAAGATCCTGGCTGCATTAGCCCAAGGGACACAAGCTGAAGGGCCTGCAGAGCCCCGGATACGATAAGGATCGACCGGGGTGAAGCCGAAATGCCGAGCGTGCGAAGACGCTCCGCGATCAGCTCACGCAAGCCAAGGTCACCGCCAGGCTCGCCGTAGCCGAGGTCCGGCGCACGGTGCTGCGCCATCGTCTGCAGCAGGCGCTGCATCCCCGCCTGCGGTAGCAGCTCCGGCGAGAGCTCGCCAGTGCCGAGGCGAATGATACCGGGCTGGAACTCAGCCCGGTTGATCTCCTGCACCGCCGGCAGGTTGGGCCGGTGGATGCTTGAGCTCACGTAGGCATTCCAGTCCGGCGGCTTCGCCGCCGCGAGAATGCCCCACGTTCCGCTTACCACACGCGTGCCTCCGCCGCGGTTGCCTTCAAGCAATCCGGCGGCGTTCAACTCATCCAGCGCCGTAACTACGGTGCTGCGGTTGACACCGAAGGAAGCCGCCAGGCTGCGCTGGGACGGCAGCCGGGTCCCAACCGGCCATTCACCGCTTGCGATGCTCTCCTTGATGTGCTGTTCAATCTGCAGGTGGAGCGGCACATTGGACTGCCGATTCGGCTTCCAATTGTCCAGCCGCATAGGTCATGACTCCTTCCTTAATCACTATATATTCAAACAGTATACTATTTGGTTGGTTCGTTAGCCATCCAAATGGCTGGAGCCAATCACCTATATAGAAGGTACACTAATATAGCCGAAAGAAAGTTCTGATTTGGAGGTTATGACTATGTTGGAAGCCGTATTACATGGGTTAATCCTGGCACTTGGGCTTATTTTGCCGCTGGGGGCGCAGAATGTATTTGTATTTAATCAGGGTGCGAGCTCAACCAGGTGGACAGAAGCTCTTCCAGTGGTTGTGGCAGCCTCCCTGTGTGATTCACTGTTAATTATTATGGCGGTATATGGGGTATCCCTGCTGCTGTTATCCATGGCGTGGCTAAAGACGATCCTGTTCACCGCAGGCATTCTATTTCTGCTCTATATGGGCTGGTCCATCTGGACAAGCGCTCCGAAGCGAGCCGCGTCTGAGACATTGAAGCTTCCTGCACGTAAGCAGATTCTGTTCGCCATCTCTGTGTCTCTGCTCAATCCCCATGCGATTATGGATACCGTAGGTGTGATCGGAACAAGCGCATTGCATTATGAAGGAGGTGTTAAGTGGGGTTTCACCTTGGCAACCCTGGCTATGTCCTGGATCTGGTTCGCGTCACTGGCCATAGCGGGAAAGTGGGTTGGCAAGCTGGACCGGGCTGGAGGAATTCTTAATATGATTAACAAAATTTCCGCCATTGTCATTTGGAGCGTGGCGGTCTATATGACGGTTCAGCTCATGACTTCCTCTCAAATTAACTAGAAGTGACGCAGATTAGTGATTGACAGGAAGAAGTCTCCGAAGTATATTTTAAACAAATGTTTTAAATGATTGTTTAGAACACGGAAATTAGACAAAGAGGAGAGATAAACCACATGCTGGAGACTTTTAAAGGATTAATCAAGAAGCCGCAGACTATTGTTGGAGTAGTCATGGCTTTGGCATTCCAGATCATTTTCTGCCTGGTATGGATGACTGGATACAATGGGGTCAATGACCGGGTGAAGGAGTTCAAGATCGCGGTAGTGAATGA contains:
- a CDS encoding LysE family transporter is translated as MLEAVLHGLILALGLILPLGAQNVFVFNQGASSTRWTEALPVVVAASLCDSLLIIMAVYGVSLLLLSMAWLKTILFTAGILFLLYMGWSIWTSAPKRAASETLKLPARKQILFAISVSLLNPHAIMDTVGVIGTSALHYEGGVKWGFTLATLAMSWIWFASLAIAGKWVGKLDRAGGILNMINKISAIVIWSVAVYMTVQLMTSSQIN
- a CDS encoding PLP-dependent aminotransferase family protein, translating into MRLDNWKPNRQSNVPLHLQIEQHIKESIASGEWPVGTRLPSQRSLAASFGVNRSTVVTALDELNAAGLLEGNRGGGTRVVSGTWGILAAAKPPDWNAYVSSSIHRPNLPAVQEINRAEFQPGIIRLGTGELSPELLPQAGMQRLLQTMAQHRAPDLGYGEPGGDLGLRELIAERLRTLGISASPRSILIVSGALQALQLVSLGLMQPGSSVLLERPSYLYSVPVFQSAGMKLRGIPMDAEGIRDPLIASYARQSSGALLYTIPSFHNPTGILMSEARRQKLLDACSELSLPVLEDDVYRELWLETPPPLPLKSLDKKGMVVYMGSLSKMVSPGLRIGWIAGPEPVIDRLADLKMQTDYGSSQLSQWAAREWFSSGMHEEHMSSLRGMLRARRDAAAAMLDRHMGDLAEWQLPQGGFYIWLKLYNAPAPRLLFEAALKEGILLNPGHLYDPEAIDCLRLSYAYASMDELERGISRLAVIIRYLTISGN